A stretch of the TM7 phylum sp. oral taxon 349 genome encodes the following:
- a CDS encoding NUDIX hydrolase, with translation MKYNKKGFISFNLPGGGTESGESYEETLRRELLEELNMRVLDFEPIGYQINVASNGKKYYQLRVFATLEKVGDFKKDVGGSVIGYELENIQTLNDRINWGEVGDWFTLILQDKYEK, from the coding sequence GTGAAATATAATAAAAAAGGTTTTATATCATTCAATCTACCAGGCGGCGGAACCGAATCCGGCGAGAGCTACGAGGAGACGTTACGACGCGAGCTTTTGGAAGAGCTAAATATGCGTGTCTTAGATTTTGAACCAATAGGTTATCAAATTAACGTTGCGTCTAATGGCAAGAAGTATTACCAGTTGAGAGTTTTTGCCACTCTTGAAAAAGTTGGAGACTTCAAAAAAGACGTAGGTGGAAGCGTCATTGGTTACGAACTTGAAAACATACAAACTCTCAATGATCGTATTAATTGGGGCGAGGTCGGTGATTGGTTTACATTGATTTTACAGGATAAATATGAGAAATAG